The Pseudorasbora parva isolate DD20220531a chromosome 25, ASM2467924v1, whole genome shotgun sequence genome segment atccaaaacataaagcaaaatctacaatcgaatggttcaaaaataaacatatccaggtgttagaatggccaagacaaagtccagacctgaatccaatcgagaatctgtggaaagaactgaaaactgctgttcacaaacgctctccatccaacctcactgagctccagctgttctgcaggaggaatgggcaaacatttcagtctctcgatgtgcaaaactgatagagacaaaccccaagcgacttacagctgtaatcgcagcaaaaactgtcgctacaaagtattaacttaagggggacgaataattttgcacgcccaatttttcagtttttgatttgtttgaaaaaatagtttgaaatatccaataaatttcgttccacttcatgattgtgtcccacttgttgttgattcttcacaaaaaaatagttttataactttatgtttgaagcctgaaatgtggcaaaagatCGCAAAgtttaagggggccgaatactttcgcaaggcactgtattaGCCCGCTTCTGTCAATACTTCACTGGCTTCcttattaaacatcgcatacattttaaaatcttgctaattacttacaaagcactaaatggtttagctccccagtacttgagcGAGCTCTTAAAACATTACCCAGACAGCATGGTAGCATTGATACAATGTTGAGTTTTGATCCAAACCATTATTTTGGTTGAGATTGATATTTCAATGTTTAAAGTATGTTGGATTAGCATTGAAACTGATGAAAGTCAACAGCACACATGGGTGGAGACAGTGACATTGAACTAACAGTGATGTGTAGTTGATGAGCACAAGATCATGCAGGTGTGTATCTCTGCAGAACACTAGTGGGGGTTTCCAGATCAGTGGGGCGTTTTTAAAACACAATCTGCATTTTAATCGCTTTCCCTGATTTGCTCTAATCCATCGGGGGCTTGTTTTAGGGATGGGCCTTCATGAGTTTAGCAAGTCTgttgaaaaacatttattgtaGTTTAAAATTGGCCACTGATTGGTAAACGGACATGTTGGCTTAGCATATGTACTTCTCAGTAGTTTAATTGATGCATCTTCATTAGAGAAAACACAGGTGACCTATACAGTCTAGTGTGTTGAACCACCTTAATATCAAACAATatatcaaaaatatcaaaaaatctACTTTATTATTTCTCTGTTCCTTTATTTTGTGTGCtttttatttgcatttgatTTGTAGCCTATTGTTACTGAAATTGGAAAAATTTGTctacattctttaaaaaaatgcatcttgCTGTAGTAATGTTTATTGGGGAATTCCTGAAAAAAAGTTCTAATATCATGTAACAGATTTATTGAAGTACAAGAGACATGAACACGAGCAGATGTCACACAGCCCATGTCTTCATCCATCAGTGCTCGGCTCGCAGAGAACATTTCACTTCTAGGAGTGAAGGAAGATGAAgatagacaaaaaaaaagagaagcaCCACCTGATAATGCTGGCATTTCCATATTTTTACACCATATATTCTACAATAAGTGATTTAGAgaatgaaaacccaaaattgtTAATGCAAAGCAAATTTCTACTCATATTCAGCGTTTAAAGTGGTAATGTCTCATTTAGTGTAACTTATgtggctcttaaaagagcctTTGGGGTTTGATGAAGCGGCTGAAACAGATGCGTGTTTAGGCGCGCTCTCCGCGGATGCGGCGGGCCAGCTGGATGTCTTTGGGCATGATGGTGACCCTCTTGGCGTGGATGGCGCACAGGTTGGTGTCCTCAAACAGGCCGACCAAATAAGCCTCGCTGGACTCCTGCAGGGCCATGACAGCGGAGCTCTGGAAGCGCAGATCCGTCTTAAAGTCCTGAGCGATTTCTCTCACCAGCCGCTGGAAGGGCAGTTTGCGGATCAGCAGCTCGGTGGACTTCTGATAACGGCGGATCTCTCGCAGAGCCACGGTCCCGGGCCTGTAGCGATGAGGCTTCTTGACGCCGCCGGTGGCCGGAGCGCTCTTACGAGCGGCTTTAGTGGCGAGCTGCTTCCTCGGGGCTTTGCCACCGGTGGATTTACGAGCGGTCTGCTTGGTTCTTGCCATTGCTGTAGTTTAGGTTCCTTCTGTCCTGCTGGAACTGAAATGCCGCTTTTCTGCTACACGCCTGCTTTTATACGCGAGGGTGCCGAGgcttgtgattggctgatatgTGACGTCTGCGCATGAGGGCTAGCCAATGACTGCGCGTTTCTTATTTTCAAACGCGGAG includes the following:
- the LOC137064932 gene encoding histone H3-like — encoded protein: MARTKQTARKSTGGKAPRKQLATKAARKSAPATGGVKKPHRYRPGTVALREIRRYQKSTELLIRKLPFQRLVREIAQDFKTDLRFQSSAVMALQESSEAYLVGLFEDTNLCAIHAKRVTIMPKDIQLARRIRGERA